A portion of the Acidisoma sp. PAMC 29798 genome contains these proteins:
- a CDS encoding Gfo/Idh/MocA family oxidoreductase, producing MIIGAGRIAAVHALSVSRAPRLKLVAFVDPAAGAELPDRWDVPCFPDLASATEATHPDALVIASPTATHTDYIYKACDLGLPVLCEKPVAFRREAIVDIIDHVRAANLPVILGFHRRFDPARREMHHRVASQEIGRVQHILQLSRDPMPPTTSQALHQGGIVSDMVVHDLDELLWLVGRFPDRIDAQLDQMPGVGPNAVAVDTAHIQLSWAEGPVAQISATRQAVHGFEQRLEIFGAAGRLICNDPRVSEVILDAADDTRVSRRHAHFWDRYRPAYQAEIDHLAEILAEGSAPQCTLTDGLRAHDLVEMVNRVAKGRGADISSQLAAGS from the coding sequence GTGATCATTGGAGCAGGCCGAATAGCGGCAGTACACGCGCTCTCAGTTAGCCGCGCTCCCCGGCTAAAACTTGTCGCTTTTGTTGATCCGGCGGCCGGCGCCGAGCTGCCGGACCGTTGGGATGTCCCCTGCTTTCCTGACTTGGCCAGCGCGACGGAGGCCACGCATCCCGATGCGCTGGTCATCGCATCGCCGACGGCGACGCATACTGATTACATTTACAAAGCCTGTGACCTCGGCTTGCCTGTGCTGTGTGAGAAGCCCGTGGCGTTCAGACGCGAGGCCATCGTGGACATCATTGATCATGTCAGGGCAGCGAATCTGCCGGTCATTCTCGGGTTTCATCGCCGCTTTGATCCGGCGCGGCGCGAGATGCACCACAGAGTGGCGTCGCAAGAGATTGGCCGGGTGCAGCATATTCTGCAACTCAGTCGGGACCCGATGCCGCCGACCACATCGCAAGCCTTGCATCAAGGAGGGATTGTCTCGGACATGGTGGTTCATGACCTTGACGAACTCCTCTGGCTTGTCGGCCGGTTTCCTGACCGCATAGACGCTCAGCTAGATCAGATGCCCGGCGTAGGTCCCAACGCGGTCGCTGTGGATACGGCCCACATTCAGCTTTCTTGGGCGGAAGGACCCGTTGCGCAGATTTCGGCGACACGCCAAGCCGTACATGGCTTCGAGCAGCGGCTCGAGATCTTCGGTGCCGCGGGTAGACTGATCTGCAACGACCCACGGGTCAGTGAGGTGATCCTCGACGCCGCTGATGATACGCGCGTTTCCCGTCGACACGCCCACTTTTGGGATCGATACCGGCCCGCGTACCAAGCCGAGATCGATCATCTCGCAGAGATATTGGCGGAAGGTAGCGCACCACAATGTACGCTAACCGATGGGCTACGCGCACATGATTTGGTCGAGATGGTGAACCGGGTTGCCAAGGGAAGAGGGGCAGACATTTCGTCTCAACTTGCCGCGGGGAGTTAA